A genomic stretch from Solanum stenotomum isolate F172 chromosome 8, ASM1918654v1, whole genome shotgun sequence includes:
- the LOC125874505 gene encoding sister chromatid cohesion protein PDS5 homolog C — MAPFDKELEEQIAVAGNKLIEPPSSLDELLRLLDQVESSLSKVEQSPAKSMHDALSPLMKALVANDLLRHSDVDVKVAVASCISEITRITAPDAPYDDDKMKDIFQLIVSSFENLDDQSSRSYNKRVMILETVAKVRSCVVMLDLECDGLITEMFQHFLKTIREDHSENVFSSMATIMTLVLEESEEVSLELLTPLLASVKKDNAEGTPIAKRLGETVFANCAAKLKPYLPQAVESLQISLNEYNKIVTSVLEGTLPAVDGINDSAPKDQLVTETKLAELPEAAQATEDGGSKVATASSGEAVQMAESGRDEACSEDIDPAVNGSPKSITSNGVSLENVRLVSETESLKKAGDHDEVDLHDASKIPSKSESDDSRVEKSTKSEPKSTKSEPKSEQPSKKRGRKTNSSINSAESSHQAPEGSGKETEKLQDHQNDQNKDDQSSASEDPVVEQSNLLEKEPETDQHSAPKESEEEVVDIAPSSPGQSLPEEIALKKGGRPKEESLNQEDSVSKKEFEAGSDLEVKQVRRPLKKTPLEPYRKEKGGSTSDTEAKKQKQSGKKVDTKTKSQVGSSARNKEDGKKRGHGKASQETLPSQESPDHSVKHDEDNEEDIPRTTAKRKRSSSKGRGSRQVVQKSVPTPDSPDNSTKHVSDEDETDMTSAKKKPSSGKDMVTETVQCDKNLVGKKIKVWWPLDELFYEGTVSNYDSSRKRFTVNYTDGETEKLNLSKERWELVEDDNMSEEEQVANADAASESHKKKKPRNAEPSPKHEMEASPKSKSKDATAKSGQKSKGKLNLKDGTSKSAGKTDDTTSSKSGAQSKKSTGKSVDTEKPSARSKDVSSSTPKSKSRQDTPSTTASKSKQETVKAANKSKTKTPQSGGKSGANGMEKLKSSSSKVKESGNQKEKATNSAKTPDSSTKEKLSSASKERQSEPRSGKKRARGKN; from the exons ATGGCGCCTTTTGATAAAGAGCTTGAAGAGCAGATTGCGGTTGCTGGGAATAAGCTAATTGAGCCTCCTTCTTCACTTGACGAACTCCTCCGTTTGCTTGAC CAAGTAGAGTCTTCCCTGTCTAAAGTGGAGCAATCACCGGCGAAATCAATGCATGATGCACTTTCTCCATTGATGAAGGCATTGGTCGCAAATGATCTCTTGAGGCATTCTGATGTTGATGTGAAGGTCGCAGTTGCTTCGTGTATTAGTGAGATAACTAGAATTACTGCACCAGACGCTCCATATGATGATGACAAAATGAAG GATATCTTTCAATTAATTGTATCGTCTTTTGAGAATCTGGATGACCAGTCCAGCAGATCGTATAATAAGAGGGTGATGATCCTTGAGACAGTGGCCAAGGTCAGGTCATGTGTTGTCATGCTGGATCTAGAATGTGATGGGCTCATCACCGAGATGTTTCAGCACTTCCTTAAAACTATAAG AGAGGATCACTCTGAGAATGTTTTTTCATCCATGGCAACAATCATGACTCTTGTGCTGGAAGAAAGCGAAGAAGTATCCTTGGAATTGCTTACCCCTCTATTGGCTAGTGTTAAAAAGGACAATGCG GAGGGCACACCAATTGCTAAAAGGTTGGGAGAGACGGTATTTGCAAACTGTGCTGCGAAGCTTAAGCCTTACTTGCCTCAAGCAGTAGAATCATTGCAAATCTCTTTAAATGAGTACAATAAGATTGTTACTTCAGTGTTGGAAGGGACTCTTCCAGCTGTTGATGGTATTAATGACAGTGCTCCTAAGGACCAATTG GTCACCGAAACCAAGTTAGCTGAACTTCCAGAGGCTGCTCAGGCAACTGAG GATGGTGGGAGCAAAGTGGCTACAGCATCTTCAGGCGAAGCAGTCCAG ATGGCTGAGAGCGGAAGGGATGAGGCGTGTTCAGAAGATATTGATCCTGCTGTGAATGGATCTCCCAAATCAATCACAAGTAATGGTGTTAGTTTGGAGAATGTGAGATTGGTTTCTGAAACAGAATCGCTGAAGAAGGCTGGAGATCATGATGAGGTGGATCTCCATGATGCTTCAAAGATACCATCCAAATCTGAATCTGATGATTCAAGGGTTGAAAAATCTACAAAGTCGGAGCCCAAGTCTACGAAGTCAGAGCCCAAGTCTGAACAACCTTCTAAGAAAAGAGGACGGAAGACAAACTCTTCAATAAACTCAGCAGAATCTTCTCACCAAGCTCCTGAAGGAAGTGGAAAAGAAACTGAGAAGCTTCAAGATCATCAGAATGATCAAAACAAAGATGACCAAAGTTCAGCTTCTGAAGATCCAGTGGTTGAGCAGTCCAATTTGTTGGAGAAGGAACCAGAAACTGATCAACACTCAGCACCCAAAGAATCTGAGGAGGAAGTTGTTGATATTGCTCCTTCATCCCCAGGTCAGAGCCTTCCTGAAGAGATTGCACTGAAGAAGGGTGGTCGGCCAAAGGAGGAAAGCTTAAATCAAGAAGACAGTGTGTCTAAGAAGGAATTTGAAGCTGGAAGTGACTTGGAAGTTAAGCAGGTGAGGCGCCCTTTGAAGAAAACTCCTTTAGAACCTTATCGTAAGGAGAAAGGTGGATCCACCAGTGATACCGAGGCTAAAAAGCAGAAGCAATCGGGCAAGAAGGTTGATACCAAAACTAAGAGTCAGGTTGGTTCATCTGCGAGAAATAAGGAAGATGGCAAAAAGCGTGGACATGGAAAAGCTAGTCAG GAGACGTTGCCTTCACAAGAGTCTCCCGATCACTCTGTTAAACATGATGAAGATAATGAAGAGGATATTCCCAGGACTACTGCAAAGAGAAAGCGTTCTTCAAGCAAGGGCAGG GGGAGTAGGCAAGTTGTGCAGAAGAGTGTGCCTACGCCTGACTCTCCCGACAATTCTACTAAACATGTAAGCGATGAAGATGAAACTGACATGACAAGTGCAAAGAAAAAGCCTTCTTCAGGCAAGGACATG GTTACAGAGACTGTGCAATGTGATAAGAACCTGGTTGGTAAAAAGATCAAAGTTTGGTGGCCATTAGATGAACT ATTTTATGAAGGGACGGTTAGCAATTATGATTCTTCAAGGAAGAGGTTCACA gTTAACTATACTGATGGAGAGACAGAAAAATTAAATCTCTCGAAGGAACGCTGGGAACTTGTTGAAGATGATAATATGTCAGAAGAG GAGCAAGTAGCTAATGCTGATGCAGCTTCTGAAAG TCATAAGAAGAAAAAACCTAGGAATGCTGAACCATCACCAAAGCACGAAATGGAGGCTTCACCTAAAAG CAAGTCAAAAGACGCAACAGCTAAATCTGGACAGAAATCCAAGGGTAAACTCAACTTGAAAGATGGCACCTCAAAATCTGCCGGGAAAACTGATGACACAACCAGCAGCAAGTCTGGGGCCCAATCCAAAAAGAGCACTGGCAAATCTGTTGATACTGAAAAGCCATCTGCCAGGTCTAAAGATGTCAGTAGTAGTACTCCCAAATCCAAGTCCAGGCAAGATACTCCATCAACAACTGCCAGCAAGTCCAAGCAAGAAACTGTTAAAGCTGCCAACAAGTCCAAAACTAAAACCCCGCAAAGTGGTGGCAAGTCTGGTGCCAATGGCATGGAGAAGCTAAAATCTAGTTCGTCAAAGGTTAAAGAGAGTGGGAACCAGAAGGAAAAAGCAACTAACTCAGCAAAAACCCCTGATAGCAGCACCAAGGAGAAACTCTCTAGTGCATCAAAGGAACGACAAAGTGAGCCAAGGAGTGGAAAGAAGCGTGCCAGGGGAAAAAACTGA